TGTGTGGGATTTCGAGGTGTGAAAGCTACTTTTCCGAGATCACTGGACGATTGCCTGGCCCCCGTCACGACTGATCACTGCCCGGTTGGTTGAGGTGTTGCTAATGATAACATTCCGTGTGGTCGGGAATCTATATTCTATGGCGTTAGGATAGCGATGTTTGAAGAATATCTGGTTGTCGGTCACAAATGCGCCGGTTGTTGATTCAAGGGAAATGCCTACATCTGCGTAGTAGCCTTTGGGGCCGTGTATAATGACGTTGTTCCTGATGACACCACCGAAATGCGGACTGTCACCCATGCCGAAGCCAATTCCTCGATCGCAGTCGACGATTTGATTGTTTTCGATCAGTGTGTCGCGAGAGCCGGACCAGAAATGAACGGCATATTCAGCCGCTTGTTTCGCCGGGCTGGATATGTTTCGAAATTCGCAGTTGCGGATGATCCATCCCTTTGCATTGTGTGCGTCCACACCACCAATATAATAGTTCGGTCCGACCCCGGCTGTGTATTCGAAGAGGCTGTTTTCAATGACGCCGCCCATACACCCGGCGTTGGGCTGGTCAAGACTTGCCGAGACTTTGACCAGCTGTTCTCTACAGTCGATGATATGTAGGTTTGCAAGGCATGGTCTGTGGGCGCCCGATTCTCCATGGATCTGGACAGCATGGTTCGCCACTCGACCGACGGTCATATCTCGAAGTGTGAAGTCTGAGCCGATCACATGAAATATATGTCCGACATCCGAATCCATTCCAGGACCTACAAGCCAGACTTTGTCGCGGTTTCCGGACTTGGATCGTATGGTCACTCCGTCCGTTTGAACGGATAATGCGTGTTTCAATACGTATTGCCCGTCAAGAAGGAGGATTTCCTTGTGGTGTCCGTTGTTAGCTGCGGCAAGAGCCTGATGCAGTTCGTTCAGGGTACTCACTTCCACGGCCACGGCAGAAAACGGGATG
The genomic region above belongs to uncultured Pseudodesulfovibrio sp. and contains:
- a CDS encoding right-handed parallel beta-helix repeat-containing protein — translated: MHFTSKTLYGLILFLTIPFSAVAVEVSTLNELHQALAAANNGHHKEILLLDGQYVLKHALSVQTDGVTIRSKSGNRDKVWLVGPGMDSDVGHIFHVIGSDFTLRDMTVGRVANHAVQIHGESGAHRPCLANLHIIDCREQLVKVSASLDQPNAGCMGGVIENSLFEYTAGVGPNYYIGGVDAHNAKGWIIRNCEFRNISSPAKQAAEYAVHFWSGSRDTLIENNQIVDCDRGIGFGMGDSPHFGGVIRNNVIIHGPKGYYADVGISLESTTGAFVTDNQIFFKHRYPNAIEYRFPTTRNVIISNTSTNRAVISRDGGQAIVQ